One window of the Podospora pseudopauciseta strain CBS 411.78 chromosome 4, whole genome shotgun sequence genome contains the following:
- a CDS encoding hypothetical protein (COG:S; EggNog:ENOG503P04U) produces MRLLNTRTLAFKQFFGRRPPYAILSHTWDGEEVSHQDVRDQIPSLQSKQGYRKLQESCRIAAEQRLDWAWVDTCCIDKMNNAELTESINSMFRWYQQAAACFVYLSDLPATGELKTNLPNCRWFRRGWTLQELLAPEKVQFYDKDWNLRGAKDGLIVKLESITGIPADILTGHASIRQISIADRMSWAANRQTTRPEDVAYCLLGIFDVNLPMIYGEGENAFRRLQEEIIRKSNDMTIFAWQKSNKHVTSSLGSTTPHRSGSPLLATSPDDFTRHNKNETISILSVRNAAMSASINPEYIVTNKGLRITSSLLRLTQEDIGKPDQGLHYFLGLGEIKPRSSPPGQRGRMMGITLNKNGPDFFVRRNCPLRVLSEPEGSVLLTTCRRSFYIQLDDTATQPLNITSPVDAIAFPLQHLTTTTDPRAPEKITVWPGRARPESHWDETRRLFFRSNKRLLVLAISAFAIFQDGTRVELLMLVDQRAKRPAVQLFLQEKEAELYEWFLGRTEASDIHYWEQLPGELWRKASPWPGSQVEVVVGGGRRYVMSAWIQETDDPEAAALHQVVFRAERADGVTDEIRAKL; encoded by the coding sequence ATGCGTCTCCTCAATACCCGAACCCTCGCCTTCAAGCAGTTCTTTGGCCGCCGGCCGCCCTACGCCATCTTGTCGCACACTTGGGACGGAGAAGAAGTCTCACATCAAGATGTCCGGGACCAGATACCTTCGCTGCAGTCGAAACAAGGATACCGAAAATTACAGGAGTCCTGCAGGATAGCAGCCGAACAGCGGCTCGACTGGGCATGGGTCGACACTTGCTGCATCGACAAGATGAACAATGCCGAACTGACAGAAAGCATCAACTCCATGTTCCGCTGGTATCAACAGGCCGCCGCCTGCTTCGTGTACCTTTCCGATCTTCCCGCCACCGGAGAGCTAAAGACCAATCTTCCAAACTGTCGATGGTTCCGTCGTGGTTGGACCCTACAGGAGCTGCTCGCCCCAGAGAAAGTGCAGTTCTACGACAAGGACTGGAACCTGCGAGGCGCCAAAGACGGTCTTATCGTCAAGCTCGAATCCATCACCGGCATCCCAGCCGACATCCTCACAGGCCATGCCTCCATCCGCCAAATATCCATCGCAGACCGCATGTCCTGGGCCGCAAACCGGCAGACCACCCGCCCCGAAGATGTCGCGTACTGTCTGCTCGGGATCTTCGACGTCAACCTCCCTATGATCTACGGCGAGGGCGAAAATGCCTTTCGACGCCTCCAAGAGGAAATTATCCGCAAAAGCAACGACATGACCATCTTTGCTTGGCAGAAAAGTAACAAACATGTCACTTCTTCTCTAGGTTCAACAACACCGCACAGGTCCGGATCCCCCTTACTCGCCACCTCCCCAGACGACTTCACCCGCCACAACAAAAACGAaaccatctccatcctcagCGTCCGCAACGCCGCCATGAGCGCCTCCATCAACCCAGAGTACATCGTCACCAACAAAGGCCTGcgcatcacctcctccctcctccgtctAACACAAGAAGACATCGGCAAACCAGACCAAGGCCTGCATTATTTCCTCGGTCTAGGGGAGATAAAACCCCGATCCAGCCCGCCCGGCCAACGAGGAAGAATGATGGGAATCACCCTCAACAAAAACGGCCCCGACTTCTTCGTCCGCAGAAACTGCCCCTTACGAGTGCTATCCGAGCCAGAAGGTTCTGTTCTGCTGACAACCTGCAGAAGAAGCTTTTATATCCAGCTGGACGATACCGCTACCCAACCACTGAATATAACCTCACCGGTGGATGCAATCGCCTTTCCACTCCAacatctcaccaccaccacagaccCCCGGGCCCCAGAGAAAATCACGGTCTGGCCGGGAAGAGCTCGGCCAGAGAGCCACTGGGACGAAACCCGGCGTTTGTTCTTCCGTTCCAACAAACGGTTGCTAGTACTGGCGATATCAGCCTTTGCCATCTTCCAAGATGGTACAAGGGTGGAGTTGCTGATGTTGGTTGACCAGCGCGCCAAGAGGCCCGCTGTGCAGCTTTTTTtgcaggagaaggaagcgGAGTTGTATGAGTGGTTTCTTGGACGGACGGAGGCGAGCGATATTCATTATTGGGAGCAGCTGCCTGGGGAGTTGTGGAGGAAGGCGTCGCCTTGGCCGGGGAGtcaggttgaggttgttgtgggtgggggaaggaggtATGTGATGTCGGCGTGGATACAGGAGACTGATGATCCagaggcggcggcgttgCATCAGGTTGTGTTTAGAGCTGAAAGGGCAGACGGTGTGACGGACGAAATCCGGGCGAAGTTGTAG
- a CDS encoding hypothetical protein (COG:S; EggNog:ENOG503PC2H): MAIATSHMNAESSYSRSTMRQSNHSSSRPLCGICREISLDQMGVSDDRKMQRHQPTYLALKQSMDHGCVLCRFIWHALGQSNSREGDRGSDVLAHVSEKYPGREISLVVWPGVTPTGYLDRIQIITSGEIPDADTDDEDGDDGPADPSMHPDHQFALSGVLDIFAYADDPAANHGGVTGRPLPMTDGSSNDDFAFATQCLQKCLSNHSGCGRRDEIPRLPTRVLDLGPFDGSRVPYLLHTAGRQGQYSALSHCWGGHVPITTTSDNIEEHTKAISNLPPTFRDAARISRRLGIRYLWIDSLCILQDSKEDWEKESAMMGEIYKHSVLTIAARAARNARDGCFITRHRDVPACRLEYRSPDDQLVGSIYVRDPTFEIERLTQTPLDSRGWVLQEKLLSPRILYYGAQQLYWECRHTSIRQDGKYHYIQQDAVQPAMWKERMDIFAPYQSVYPNFNRIPPDWTEAKHELAARMRQWYNLVEEYSGRQLSFHTDKLPAIAGIAKEWAKSVDLFYIAGLWREDILAGLLWYGGKTATNPPASSTLPSWSWARYSGKVSFWAARDSTFGFSDYSCEFVDLSFRASGALGNYGDVVGAKLELRGRILPVRHATRISLGKNFIVGPNIFGYGGEQIGVATFDVAPSTFDALFVLLVYAGVGNVGYGAYYAAGLLILPVPTEQGTFMRVGYVNMEKGHGEGWWDTRSAADYFEHIPTRTLFLI, encoded by the exons ATGGCGATAGCAACGAGCCACATGAACGCTGAAAGCTCATACTCACGATCAACAATGAGACAGTCGAATCATTCCAGCTCCCGGCCTCTTTGCGGGATATGTCGAGAAATATCACTGGATCAAATGGGCGTGTCGGATGACCGCAAGATGCAGCGTCACCAGCCTACCTACCTCGCCCTGAAACAATCCATGGACCATGGATGTGTGCTTTGTCGCTTTATCTGGCACGCCCTGGGGCAAAGCAATTCGCGAGAGGGGGACCGAGGAAGTGACGTTCTAGCTCACGTGTCCGAGAAATATCCCGGCAGAGAGATCTCTCTTGTCGTTTGGCCGGGCGTTACCCCAACAGGATATTTGGATCGCATCCAGATCATCACATCTGGGGAGATTCCTGATGCGGATactgacgatgaggatggtgatgatgggccCGCTGATCCGAGCATGCACCCCGACCATCAGTTCGCTTTGTCTGGGGTGCTTGACATTTTCGCATATGCAG ATGACCCTGCTGCGAACCACGGCGGTGTCACTGGTCGACCGTTGCCGATGACAGACGGCAGTTCAAACGATGACTTTGCGTTTGCCACTCAATGTCTTCAAAAATGTCTGAGCAATCACTCCGGGTGTGGTCGACGAGATGAGATTCCACGTCTCCCTACTCGAGTTCTTGACCTCGGACCATTTGATGGTTCTCGGGTGCCTTACCTGCTACATACTGCTGGTCGACAGGGTCAATATAGCGCATTGAGCCATTGTTGGGGTGGCCATGTGCCAATCACAACGACGAGTGACAATATTGAGGAACATACGAAAGCCATTTCCAACCTGCCTCCGACCTTCAGAGATGCAGCCCGTATTTCGCGGAGGCTAGGAATTCGATATCTGTGGATTGACTCGTTGTGCATTCTCCAAGACTCCAAAGAGGACTGGGAGAAGGAATCAGCCATGATGGGAGAGATTTACAAACACAGCGTGCTGACAATAGCCGCAAGAGCAGCCAGAAATGCCCGGGATGGCTGTTTCATCACAAGACACCGTGATGTCCCAGCATGTCGACTCGAGTACCGAAGTCCGGACGATCAGTTGGTGGGCAGCATCTACGTTCGGGATCCCACATTCGAAATTGAACGTCTGACACAGACACCCCTTGACAGCCGTGGTTGGGTACTGCAGGAAAAGCTCCTGTCGCCTCGCATACTTTACTACGGAGCTCAGCAGCTGTACTGGGAGTGCAGACATACCTCGATCCGCCAAGATGGGAAATACCATTACATCCAACAAGACGCTGTGCAACCTGCGATGTGGAAGGAAAGGATGGACATATTTGCGCCATACCAGTCCGTATACCCCAACTTCAACAGAATACCACCAGACTGGACCGAAGCAAAGCATGAGCTCGCAGCGAGGATGAGACAGTGGTACAATTTAGTTGAGGAGTACAGCGGGCGCCAGCTCTCTTTTCATACCGACAAGCTGCCTGCCATAGCTGGCATTGCCAAGGAATGGGCCAAGTCTGTTGACTTGTTTTACATTGCTGGACTCTGGCGAGAGGACATTCTGGCGGGACTTCTCTGGTACGGAGGGAAAACGGCAACGAATCCCCCGGCCTCGAGTACACTGCCGTCCTGGTCTTGGGCGCGCTACAGTGGCAAGGTCAGCTTTTGGGCCGCTCGCGATTCCACCTTTGGGTTTTCGGATTACTCTTGTGAGTTTGTCGACCTGTCTTTCCGTGCGAGTGGTGCACTGGGAAACTACGGCGATGTAGTGGGAGCAAAGCTGGAGCTACGAGGGCGTATTCTTCCTGTGCGTCACGCGACGAGAATTAGTCTGGGGAAGAACTTCATTGTTGGACCGAATATCTTTGGTTATGGTGGGGAGCAGATTGGGGTGGCCACTTTTGATGTCGCCCCCTCAACATTCGATGCGCTATTTGTTCTGCTTGTCTATGCTGGTGTCGGCAACGTAGGATATGGCGCTTATTATGCAGCAGGTCTACTCATCTTGCCTGTGCCGACAGAGCAGGGCACTTTTATGAGGGTGGGCTATGTCAATATGGAGAAGGGACATGGAGAGGGCTGGTGGGACACAAGATCGGCGGCTGATTATTTTGAGCATATCCCGACGAGGACGTTGTTCTTGATATAG
- a CDS encoding hypothetical protein (COG:G; CAZy:GT25; EggNog:ENOG503P1W4), translating into MPVLFGHRYLALIVVVVLVVFWFFGPQGLQSDGGIHYPRVQGKAFSDVLNSTLGFQEIFVINLPERSDRRDAMTLAAALTRLDVKWIDGIDGKDVPERVLPGDSWDKKISKGNKGSWRAHMNALQRVVQDNLTSALILEDDADWDIRLKEQMQVFAQAARAFTQPAPRTRSTLADTEGRSELSVSQIPINLRSRLTPYGDSWDVLWLGHCGTEFPSASTIVAHKSKTPTMNRVPLLRVTIPSDVTVPDAKHLKAHPFALQDSLAKEYAPHTRVVHASDKTTCTQAYAVSQQGARKLLYQFGLKTLTAGWDLMLGDWCDGLYPRETGNRPVCVTVQPPLFSHHYGKGAASDITAPGGGFVNKDKEMTPYVRLSVRVNMERLVQGVGMGDLIDQWEDAE; encoded by the exons ATGCCTGTGCTCTTTGGTCACCGGTACCTGGCTCTCatagttgttgttgtcctggtggtgttttggttcTTTGGGCCGCAGGGTCTGCAGTCTGATGGCGGCATTCACTACCCGCGAGTACAGGGCAAGGCCTTCTCCGACGTTCTGAATTCCACACTTGGT TTCCAGGAGATATTCgtcatcaacctcccagaGAGATCAGACAGACGCGATGCCATGACTTTGGCCGCTGCTTTGACGAGGCTTGACGTCAAATGGATCGACGGTATTGACGGCAAGGACGTGCCTGAGAGGGTTCTACCAGGTGACAGCTGGGACAAGAAGATCTCAAAGGGAAATAAGGGGTCCTGGAGGGCGCATATGAATGCGTTGCAGCG CGTTGTGCAAGATAACTTAACCAGCGCCCTTATCCTCGAAGACGACGCAGACTGGGACATCCGGCTCAAAGAACAGATGCAAGTTTTTGCTCAGGCTGCGAGAGCCTTCACTCAACCAGCCCCGAGAACGAGATCGACGCTTGCAGACACCGAGGGCCGTTCCGAACTCTCGGTCTCTCAGATACCGATAAATCTTCGCTCGCGCCTTACACCGTACGGGGACAGCTGGGATGTCCTGTGGTTGGGTCATTGCGGCACGGAATTTCCATCTGCCTCTACTATTGTCGCCCACAAAAGCAAAACGCCAACAATGAACAGAGTCCCGTTGTTGCGAGTTACCATCCCCAGCGATGTCACCGTGCCTGATGCCAAGCATCTGAAGGCGCATCCCTTTGCCCTCCAAGACTCGCTTGCCAAAGAGTACGCACCCCACACGAGAGTCGTGCATGCCTCGGACAAGACAACGTGCACCCAAGCATACGCTGTCAGTCAACAAGGTGCTCGGAAGTTGCTATACCAGTTCGGGTTGAAGACGTTGACGGCAGGGTGGGATTTGATGCTGGGGGACTGGTGTGATGGACTTTATCCTCGAGAGACCGGGAACCGACCGGTTTGCGTTACTGTGCAGCCTCCGCTGTTCAGTCATCACTATGGCAAGGGGGCAGCTTCGGATATCACGGCGcctgggggtgggtttgtgAATAAGGATAAGGAGATGACGCCGTATGTGAGGTTGAGTGTGAGGGTGAAtatggagaggttggtgcagggtgtggggatgggggatttAATTGATCAGTGGGAGGATGCGGAATGA